From the genome of Triticum aestivum cultivar Chinese Spring chromosome 1A, IWGSC CS RefSeq v2.1, whole genome shotgun sequence:
TCACTATTACTTCCGGGTAAACCCCTAGAAGAATTGTGACAACACCTGCGACCTTGGAGGTGTCAACCTCCAGCTCCGGCCTGCATCAGATTACTTTAAGATTGCCCTACTGAAGTCGGTCCACGACTGGTTCTATTTCCCCCACCCCGACGAATTGTGGGGGCCTTACAACGACGAGGCGAAACGAgagcaactaagtgagcaacctctGAGATGGCTTTCCCAACAATCGAGTGATCCGTCCGGAATAGCAAGAGTTGTTGTGTCGCTAGTAGTTCAAAAGAGAAAATAGTCAAAAGTTTAAACAACTTACTGTTACAACATTGAATTAGCTCTTTAGTAGATGTAGATATTATTTTTTTGCGGGTGAGTAGATGTACATATTGCTCGTCTCTTTTTCCTAGCTAAGGCGTTAGATTTAGAAAAGTCAATGCTTTTCTTTCCTAAAGCAAGGAATGCAATGCAAGCAAAGATAAAACAATTTATCACGGGACTTGCAAAATTACATAGTTAGATTTAAAATCATGTTATATTTTTCAGCAATATTCTCAAGGACATATATTCTTCAGCAATGGAGAAAAACATATTATTTCCAATCCTAAAAACGAATTCAATTTTCTTCTCTAGAAATTGAATGCTTAGAAATTCTGTTAAATTATTTTGAACCAAACAGACCTTCACTAGCAATATTACTATGAAAAGGTTCATTaactcacccgcaaaaaaaaaagacgaGCAATATGGTGTGGGGGCATCTCCAATGCCCGGTGCTTAGCACGGGCGCCAGGATTAGACTCCTGGCTAATAGGGCGGTTAGCACTTGAATCCCGGCTTTAGGTGTGGCACCGGCGCAAGACCGTCGAGTGCTTGGGCATTTTCCTTCGTGCACGAAGCGCCCAGTAGTTCAGTTTAGGTCATGTAATTAGCGCTTGCCGTTAGAAAGTCGGGCGCTTAGACACTTTTCTAATTCTTTAACATTTATTTCTATTCTCCGTTAGCGCCTTCACAAGCGTCTAGCATTGTAGATGCCCTAACTCTCTTCAAGTCTTTATTTATAGCATTGGTGATTTTAGCGTTTTCTTGCCATCCATCCCGGACAGCAGCGGGGTCAGCGAGACGTGCAGACGTGCTACTCCCCTCTGCCCTCATGTGGGCCCATTGAAGTCCCTAAAACTCGCGTAGGTACAAAACACGAAGCCAGAAAGAACCAACGGGCAGGACCAGGACTCGAAAAGCCGCTGGAACCGAGGAGACAGAGCAGGGCAGGGCAGGGATTGGCGTGCCGTGTGAACTTGCAGCGGCGCGCCTGCAGCGCGCGCGCGCGTCCGCGTCAATCAAACCTCGGTCAAACTCGCCTCCCCGCCCCTAGCCGCGCGTCGCGTCGCGTCCAGTCTCTGCCTCTCGTCCGCTGCCGCGCTTTGTATTCGCTTTGGGAGCTTGGACGcggccggcgatggcgtcggcaCCGGGGCAGTGGGCGTGGAtggccgcggtggcggcggaggagcTGGCGAAGCTGGAGGCCACGCACCCGGGCCGCCTCGGCCCGCTCAAGGACGAGCTCAGGCGCCTCGTCGCCGAGCCCGGCTGGGACGACGACGACGCGTTCGCGCTCGCCTGCCTGGACGGCGGCGCCCCCGCCggctgctcctccccctcctcgtcctcCCACCCTGCTGCGCCGGCGGACCTTATGTTCACTCAAGGTACGTATACGGTGCGTCTGCGCGTTCTATGCGTGCCATCCTCCCCTGATAATAATCTTGCGCAAGCATCCGCGGTCACCATTAATGGCGGTCTTGCATTGCATGCGCAACCTGCAGAGTCCTCGACCAACAAGAGgaagtggtgcggcggcggcggcgcggtcgacCGCGAGCAGGGGAAGCGCCGGAGGAAGAATGCGGCTTCCGGGGTGAAGGACCGGGCGGACATGGCCATCGACCGCGCCAAGAAGTGCCTGAAGAAGATACGCGCCATCAAGCGGAGCTTGCTTGCCTGTGTCACGGATTGAAACCAAGGAGGAAAAATCGTGCTAGCGGCTACAAGGAAGGAGGAAGGGATATGGAAGTACCGGAGATGATGGGTGGAAAACCAGGAAATGGAATTGACCTTTATCGATTGCCTTTTGGTTTATACTAGCACTatggaaaaaaaattatatgagaccaggtctcacggttagcaggtgagatCTGTCCTATGAAATTCTTTTCCTAGCACTGTATTGTTTGCCTTTTTGTGATTGGAAAGTGGCATCATTTCGTTGATAGTTTAGCGTTCCCAAAAGTAAACAAAATGCTAAGTACTTTGAATTCTTGCAGGAAATCATCTAATGTAGAGCACTGGGTTTAATTTCTCTCATGAAGTCGACTAACCGGCCTCATCTAAAGCAGCCCAAACATCCACATGTTCTTCAACAACCCTTTTACACAGCTAAGAGCATCTCCGTCCCTTCAACAGACCCCTCAAGGCGACTTTTTTCACGCCGGCGTCGAAAACCCCCAATCATGCTCTCAAGATGTCGAAATCCGCCGGCTTGGCCCGTTTTTGAGCCCGGCGATCCCACGCCGAATCCAGCGCACTGGGGGGCGCTCGAGGGCTCCGGCAGTAGGGGAAAACACGCATGAGTCACACTGTTAGGCGAAAAGTCAAGGCAATCATCCAAATTCACCCCCACCCCCGCTGATCCTGGCGCCGCCCATCGCCCAAcaccgctagataggccattccTCGCCGGAAAAGAGAGAAGGTTCCGCCGCGGCAACCTCTCCACCACCTTCCAGGCGAGTTCTCCGGCGCTCCGGCCGCGCAGGGTGGCATACCGGCGGCTTTGTGCCCACCGCGTCCGTCAGGTGTTTGGCGATTTGCTTGCTCGACGATGGACTCGAACGACGATGAGGTGCTCACGacgttgctggaggaggaagctgATGCCGACATCCAGGACgaggagcatctcatggtcctcgccgccctcgccggcctgctcgcgagcaatgaaaagccgcggcgaggtggctcggcgccaggGCGGCTGAAAGTAAAGAACCGACATCGTCTGAaaggctattgcatgctctactccgactattTCACCGGCGGTCCATTCCACGGCGAGAAAGTATTTCGGCACCGTTATCGGATGAGTCGAAAACTTTTCTTTAGGATTATGAATTCCATctgggagttcgacagctacttcaagtgcaagaagaattgcaccggcaaacttggattcacctcaatccagaaagTGCACGAcaactatgaggatgcttgcatacggagctcccggtgattcactcgacgactatgggcgcatggccgagtccacaaccactgagtgtttctacaagttctgcaagGCAGTGGTGGcggtgtttggaccgcaatacttgcgatcacccaatgttgaagacactgctcggatcctagcatagaatgcaacaagaagattttctgggatgcttggaagcatcgactgcatgcattgaaaatggaagaactgtccatttgcttggcagtgGATGTACAAAGGCACCAAAGGCGGTtgtagtgtggtacttgaggcattggccacacatgacctctggatttggcactccttctttggtatgccaagaactcacaatgacatcaacgtgttgcagtgctcccct
Proteins encoded in this window:
- the LOC123119946 gene encoding uncharacterized protein, whose product is MASAPGQWAWMAAVAAEELAKLEATHPGRLGPLKDELRRLVAEPGWDDDDAFALACLDGGAPAGCSSPSSSSHPAAPADLMFTQESSTNKRKWCGGGGAVDREQGKRRRKNAASGVKDRADMAIDRAKKCLKKIRAIKRSLLACVTD